One genomic region from Parachlamydia acanthamoebae encodes:
- the queC gene encoding 7-cyano-7-deazaguanine synthase QueC has product MKAIVLLSGGLDSAVMLARLHEQQIETLAISFDYGQRHRVELEFAKKIADFYGIEHEVIPIDPLIFRGGSALTSSETPQKGKSKEDILKQSIPFTYVPARNTLFLAYALAKAEMHGADQIHFGSNAMDFLSYPDCRPGYFEAAQELFNQATKQSVEGKAPQIVTPLLKWTKEEIVKEGYRLKVPFELTSSCYDPTANGQPCQQCDACTLRQDAFLSISEVN; this is encoded by the coding sequence ATGAAAGCTATTGTGTTATTAAGTGGGGGATTAGATTCCGCTGTGATGCTTGCTCGTCTCCACGAACAACAAATCGAAACACTTGCAATTAGTTTTGATTATGGTCAGCGACATCGTGTTGAATTAGAATTTGCTAAAAAGATAGCGGATTTTTATGGTATTGAACATGAAGTAATTCCAATCGATCCTTTAATTTTTCGGGGTGGATCAGCCTTAACATCTTCAGAAACTCCCCAAAAAGGGAAGTCCAAAGAGGATATTCTAAAGCAAAGCATTCCCTTCACTTATGTTCCTGCACGCAACACCCTTTTTTTAGCTTATGCTTTGGCTAAAGCTGAAATGCACGGGGCTGATCAGATCCATTTTGGGTCTAATGCGATGGATTTTTTATCTTATCCAGATTGTCGTCCTGGCTATTTTGAAGCCGCGCAAGAACTTTTTAATCAAGCAACAAAGCAATCTGTAGAAGGAAAAGCCCCTCAAATCGTCACACCCCTTTTAAAGTGGACAAAAGAAGAGATTGTAAAAGAAGGTTATCGCTTAAAAGTCCCTTTTGAACTCACTTCTAGCTGTTATGATCCCACTGCAAATGGACAGCCTTGTCAACAATGCGATGCCTGTACATTGCGGCAAGACGCATTTCTTTCTATATCAGAAGTTAATTAA
- a CDS encoding citrate (Si)-synthase — protein sequence MSKVLFEITEDNLDTGLRGYPVGYCTTSNVDPIKGLFYRNYPVADIAYWEPERAIHLLYTGNDGSKGEIEDFSNLLQRHAICAPRVIDHIRKLPNEGHPMQLFCAALFTCGMIEGQNDYRADCLALIAKIPEIAAAVINYHAGWGESKPSKPELGYIENFVHMLNVPNASPEELIEVFKLFNVLHLDHGGGNLSTFVGKAVASGLQDMYGSIAAAMSALAGPRHGRANQDCLEFVEEIQSELQNDVSPETVEALIRDRLANNQLVFGFGHAVLRVEDPRATVLYALAEKKYPDNPLVKLTQILRTIGPKVLAENPKISNPYPNVDAISGTVLSATGFPYPEYFTILFGLARTVGIAVQIVHERCIAREGKGLPIVRPKYLYKSSPTT from the coding sequence ATGAGTAAGGTACTTTTTGAAATCACAGAAGATAATCTTGATACAGGTTTAAGAGGATATCCAGTCGGGTACTGCACGACATCAAATGTCGATCCCATCAAAGGTTTATTCTATCGCAATTATCCTGTTGCAGATATTGCTTACTGGGAACCTGAACGCGCCATCCATTTACTATATACAGGAAATGATGGTTCTAAAGGTGAAATTGAAGATTTTTCTAATTTACTTCAGCGGCATGCAATTTGTGCACCTAGAGTGATCGATCACATTCGGAAGCTTCCAAATGAAGGGCATCCGATGCAACTATTCTGTGCAGCGTTATTTACATGTGGAATGATTGAAGGGCAAAATGATTATCGAGCTGACTGCCTTGCATTAATTGCCAAAATTCCTGAAATTGCAGCTGCAGTCATCAACTACCACGCAGGTTGGGGAGAATCTAAACCTTCAAAACCTGAGCTTGGTTATATCGAAAATTTTGTGCATATGCTGAACGTTCCCAATGCTTCACCAGAAGAATTAATCGAAGTCTTTAAATTATTTAATGTTCTTCATCTTGACCATGGGGGTGGTAATCTATCTACCTTCGTAGGTAAAGCGGTTGCGTCTGGTCTACAAGATATGTATGGATCTATTGCTGCTGCGATGAGTGCATTGGCAGGACCGCGTCACGGTAGAGCCAATCAGGACTGCCTCGAATTTGTTGAAGAAATACAGAGTGAACTACAAAATGATGTCTCGCCTGAAACTGTAGAAGCTTTGATTCGTGATCGGCTAGCAAACAATCAACTCGTTTTTGGTTTCGGACATGCTGTTTTGCGTGTCGAAGATCCACGTGCTACCGTTCTTTATGCTTTGGCTGAAAAAAAGTATCCTGATAATCCACTTGTTAAATTAACACAGATTTTACGTACTATTGGACCTAAAGTCCTTGCAGAAAATCCTAAAATTTCTAATCCTTATCCCAATGTGGATGCAATTTCAGGCACAGTACTATCTGCCACTGGATTTCCTTACCCTGAATATTTCACCATTTTATTTGGCCTTGCGCGTACTGTAGGGATTGCTGTGCAAATTGTCCATGAAAGATGTATCGCACGAGAAGGCAAAGGCTTGCCTATTGTTCGCCCTAAATATTTATATAAATCATCCCCTACAACTTGA
- a CDS encoding malate dehydrogenase — protein sequence MSKSIKRIAVTGGAGQIAYNLLFRIASGEMLGNDQPIALHILEIPEALKSLEGVKMELEDCAFPLLKHIQIGSDPFQLFGEIDYALLIGSKPRGPGMERGELLTENGKIFVEQGKALNASANRNAKVFVVGNPCNTNCLIAMKHAPNIPRKNFHAMTRLDQNRAVAALAKHANTDVESVSHMTIWGNHSSTQVPDFYHARIHNKPLLEVIKDEEWLKTTFIKNVQQRGAAIIAARGKSSAASAANALIDDVKALVFPTPEGQWFSSAVCSDGNPYEIQEDLIFSFPCRLDQKGDWEIVKGLELNPFLKEKILLTEKELIEEKNIVIKQS from the coding sequence ATGTCGAAATCCATAAAGCGCATTGCGGTGACCGGAGGAGCAGGTCAAATTGCTTATAACCTACTATTCAGAATTGCAAGCGGAGAGATGTTGGGAAATGATCAACCAATTGCGTTACATATTTTAGAAATCCCTGAGGCCTTAAAAAGTTTAGAAGGGGTAAAAATGGAATTAGAGGATTGCGCTTTTCCTCTATTGAAACACATCCAGATTGGTTCCGATCCTTTTCAATTATTTGGTGAAATCGATTATGCCCTTTTAATTGGTTCTAAACCTCGTGGTCCGGGAATGGAACGTGGAGAACTACTCACAGAAAATGGGAAAATTTTTGTGGAACAAGGCAAAGCACTTAATGCATCTGCAAATCGAAATGCAAAAGTGTTTGTTGTGGGGAATCCTTGCAACACAAATTGCTTAATTGCCATGAAACATGCTCCCAACATTCCCCGCAAAAATTTTCATGCCATGACACGCCTGGATCAAAACCGTGCGGTTGCGGCTTTAGCAAAACATGCAAACACGGATGTTGAATCGGTTAGTCACATGACCATTTGGGGTAACCACTCCTCAACCCAAGTGCCTGATTTTTATCATGCGCGTATCCACAATAAGCCCTTGCTTGAAGTCATTAAAGATGAAGAATGGTTGAAAACCACCTTTATTAAAAATGTTCAACAACGAGGAGCTGCAATTATCGCTGCTCGCGGAAAATCTTCAGCTGCTTCTGCGGCAAACGCATTGATAGATGATGTAAAAGCATTGGTTTTTCCGACGCCTGAAGGTCAGTGGTTTTCTTCAGCTGTTTGTAGCGATGGAAATCCTTATGAAATCCAAGAAGATCTCATTTTTTCTTTCCCTTGCCGTTTAGATCAAAAAGGTGATTGGGAAATTGTCAAGGGATTAGAGCTCAATCCATTTTTAAAAGAAAAAATTCTCCTAACAGAGAAAGAGTTGATTGAAGAAAAGAATATCGTTATAAAACAATCCTAA
- a CDS encoding DNA-directed RNA polymerase subunit alpha C-terminal domain-containing protein, with protein sequence MPILENLKKQFDQFVNTSKDDNEEDFIPCTEHLQISNPPYFHANAETVAKQTLSPNTPVPFADIYKTAYTHGLEKTYALETVNVNSIRKLNTSTPTKISSSVSETVSEVTIHEKQQLEFDFGPGFRNWISPIFLDEPIHILGLSQHAEKCLEKNGKCLIQDLLKADTQDLIFLKGMGQGHIDEIQQTLKKYVKNRSTERDYSLGWGSWIKSLVGAYDRKKSYVFLEKFDLNELLSLSPAENVEVRRLNTQKKEEWYLDVKKFCTSPAKSESVHQRMQEVVEAFIKPWMQNRSGIATLQELKERFQKISYSFKIAHSASNFFNELFYDNQFCLATYLHEVGQGLFCVDQRTAEIYLHLTKKARSYFYSPKTNYKLDHLIQLLEKEEMKEWNHYARHDMQKMLRLSPFFSVRKGMSHQLEIRLN encoded by the coding sequence ATGCCTATACTTGAAAATTTGAAAAAACAGTTCGATCAATTTGTAAATACTTCTAAAGACGATAACGAAGAAGATTTCATCCCTTGTACCGAACATCTCCAGATTTCGAATCCTCCTTATTTTCATGCCAATGCAGAAACGGTAGCAAAACAAACTTTAAGCCCAAATACACCTGTTCCATTTGCTGACATCTATAAAACAGCTTACACACATGGACTCGAAAAAACCTACGCGTTAGAAACCGTTAATGTAAATTCTATTCGAAAATTAAATACATCAACTCCAACTAAAATCTCTAGTTCTGTTTCAGAAACAGTTTCTGAAGTGACTATCCATGAAAAACAACAGCTAGAATTTGATTTTGGTCCCGGATTTCGCAATTGGATCTCTCCTATCTTTCTTGATGAACCTATCCATATTCTAGGGTTATCACAACATGCGGAGAAATGCTTAGAGAAAAATGGAAAATGCCTAATACAAGATCTTTTAAAAGCTGACACACAAGACCTCATTTTCTTGAAAGGCATGGGTCAAGGACATATTGATGAAATCCAACAAACCCTCAAAAAATATGTGAAAAACCGTTCAACTGAACGTGATTATTCTTTAGGGTGGGGTTCTTGGATCAAAAGTCTGGTAGGTGCTTATGATCGAAAAAAAAGCTATGTTTTCTTGGAGAAATTTGATCTTAACGAGCTTCTCTCGCTTTCCCCTGCTGAAAATGTGGAAGTGAGAAGATTAAATACTCAAAAAAAAGAAGAGTGGTACTTGGATGTAAAAAAATTTTGTACATCCCCTGCAAAAAGTGAAAGTGTTCATCAGCGCATGCAAGAAGTAGTGGAAGCATTTATCAAGCCTTGGATGCAAAATCGTTCGGGCATTGCAACTTTACAAGAATTGAAGGAGCGCTTTCAAAAGATCTCTTATTCATTCAAAATCGCTCATTCCGCTAGTAATTTCTTCAATGAACTTTTTTACGACAATCAATTTTGCTTGGCCACCTATCTACATGAAGTCGGTCAAGGTCTTTTTTGTGTGGATCAAAGGACTGCTGAGATCTATCTCCATTTAACAAAAAAAGCCCGCTCTTATTTCTATTCTCCTAAAACAAATTATAAACTAGATCACTTGATTCAGCTGCTTGAAAAAGAAGAGATGAAAGAGTGGAATCACTACGCCCGTCACGACATGCAAAAGATGTTAAGATTATCCCCTTTCTTTAGCGTAAGAAAAGGGATGTCACATCAATTGGAAATTCGTCTTAATTAA
- a CDS encoding radical SAM protein translates to MTQPLTFASKEQLNIIEIFSSVQGETSFAGLPTAFIRLAACNLRCSWCDTSYSFGRGDVFGLPQILEKVDEFGCRNVCVTGGEPLLQKNVYPLMTQLCDKNYIVSVETGGSLSIEEIDPRVHIILDIKCPDSNMSDRNFWPNLSAIRPEDEVKFVINGYQDYLYAKEVCEKFQLFSRKIPVLLSPVFDVLDSKELVNWVLQDKLPVRLNMQLHKFIWSATTRGV, encoded by the coding sequence ATGACACAACCACTCACATTTGCTTCGAAAGAACAATTAAATATCATTGAGATTTTTTCTAGTGTTCAAGGAGAAACAAGTTTCGCTGGTCTACCGACGGCATTTATCCGGCTAGCGGCTTGCAATTTACGTTGCTCATGGTGCGATACCTCTTATTCTTTTGGAAGAGGGGATGTTTTCGGGCTCCCTCAAATTTTGGAAAAAGTCGATGAGTTTGGCTGTCGAAATGTTTGTGTAACAGGTGGGGAACCTCTTTTGCAAAAAAATGTGTATCCTTTGATGACACAACTTTGCGACAAAAACTATATCGTTAGTGTGGAGACTGGAGGATCTTTGTCTATTGAGGAAATCGATCCGCGAGTACATATTATCTTGGATATAAAATGTCCAGATAGCAACATGAGTGATCGCAATTTTTGGCCAAATTTAAGTGCTATACGCCCGGAAGATGAAGTCAAATTTGTCATCAATGGCTACCAAGATTACCTTTATGCGAAAGAAGTCTGTGAAAAGTTTCAGCTATTTTCACGAAAAATTCCTGTCTTACTATCTCCAGTATTTGATGTGTTGGATTCTAAAGAACTAGTGAATTGGGTTTTGCAAGATAAACTGCCAGTGCGTTTAAACATGCAATTACATAAATTTATTTGGTCTGCAACAACTCGTGGAGTTTAA